Below is a genomic region from Patescibacteria group bacterium.
GTTTCCTGAACCATAAATAATTTCCCATTTAGTTCTATCGATTGAAAAACTTGCCTCAGCGTTTATCATGTCTTCATTCTTGTCTAACTTTACCTGAGTATCGATTTCATTCGTTAAGCCTTTTATTGTGAGGTCACCAGTTATTTGGTAATTATATTCATCATCTTCAATTTCTTCAATATCCTTGATTACAAACTTTGCTTCTGGATATTTTTCAACATCAAAAAAATCTTCTGACTTTATATGAGTTTCGAGAGAGTTTCTACTTTTTTCTCCTGGAATATCAAGGTCTTTCAGCGACTTCATATCAATCGTAATATTTCCACCAATAAATTCATCACCATCCATTAATATCCGACCTTCTTCAACATTAATAGTTCCGAAATGATCGCTAGTTCTGACTATAGTTTTTTGTGCACTCCATTTCACTACAGAGGCTGGAGCATTTACTTTGAAATTTGTACCCCCTTCTACAGGCTCCTCGTCTTGAAAGTCGATATCGTTATTTACTTGTTTGTTATCAGTAGTGGGTGCCTGAACATTTGTTTTTGTGCAAGCCGACAAAAGGAAAAATCCTAAAAAAAGAAATAGTCCCAAATAGATTTTTTTCATATTATTGTTTTACATATTCTTATTTATAAAGAATATATCATTAATATTAATTCTAAATTAAAAAGCATGGAAAAGACCATGCTGATTTAACTATTTTCCCTTATTTAACATTTGAAATAACTCTTGCTCGATTTCCTTATCAAGTGCCCCCTCCTCTGAAGCTAAAATCAAAAATTCTTTTAGTCTTGGTGGAAATAGCTTAGTTTTTTCTAGGGCGTCTATCAAGACTAATTTTTCTCCTTGATTCATTTTTTGATAATTATTTATTAATATAAAAATCAGCTTATGCTGACTAAGTTTTAAAATAAATTTTATTGATAAATTTTTATTTTTTCAATTACATCATCTGCAGTTATGTTTGATTTTATCATATAGTCATCGGCACCTGAAACCATTGCTTTTTTTATATCATCATCATCTCCCAGATTAGATAACATTATAACGGGGATAGCGGCAATTTCAGCATCGTCATTATGGCGAACTTGTTTTAACACCTCATAACCATCAATGCCTGGCATCATAATATCAAGTAAAATAACATTTGGTCTGAATGTCGGTATTTTTTCTAAAGCCGTCTCACCATCTTGGGCTTGTTCTACCACAAAACCCTCTTTAGAAAGTTTCTTCGCTAAAAGAATCCGCAATGTTGCATAATCCTCAACTATTAAAATTTTATTTTTAACATCTGACATTTATATAATAGTATCACATTGGAATAAATAAAAAAAGCCCCTCCGAAAAGGGTCCTTGAGAGGAGTCTTAAATATTAATCTCGATGATCTTTAACACTTGCCCCCCCCTTTTTTTTAAAAACAACTTCTTTTTCAATGGACTCTATTTTATCGATATGGTGAAGTGTTTTTATTTGATCAATAGTATCTTCTTTATCTTTTCCGGCACGAAAGAAGACAATAATTTCATAATTCTCCTCTTTTGATAAAAGATAATCCCGATAGCCCATAAACAAGTTAGCTGATTCAATATTATCCTCATTAATAATAACAAATTTTTTCATTTCACTCTCCTTCCAAAAGTTTAGAAAAACAGATTAAATGCTTTTTTTTACTCTTCTGAAAAATATCCTCTTTTCAGAATATTTTAAAATTGTTTTTTTATACAAGTGACTTAAGTCTTCAGTAATAGTATCCCAATTATAATATTTGTCTACTCTTTTCCTTGCCAGCACGCCGTATTCTTCAATATTTTCCATTTCAAGAAGTATCTCTAGCCTTGCTTTTAAATCAACGACACTTTTTGAAATAAATTTAAAACCAGTGTTTTCTATAACTTCTTTATTCTCAATTATATCTGAAACCAAAACGGGCAAGCCATAAGACATGCCTTCAAGCAGTGCTATCGAAAGACCTTCTGCTTCAGAGGGTTGGGAAAATAAATATGCGTTTGAAAATAGTTCATTTAATATATTTCCTTGTTGCGCTCCAGTGAAAATAATATTTTCGTTTTTAGCTGCCTTTCTGCTAAGTTCCTTAACATAATCATCGCTATGAAAACCACTGCCCACAATCACTAATTTTTTATCAGTATCAAGCTCGTTAAATGCATCAATTAGATAATGAATTCCTTTATGTCTAATAAGTCTAGTTACGGCGAGAATATAATTTCCTTTTTCTAGCCCCCATTTTTTTATTTCTTGAGCCTCCTTGGCGCTTGGCATGGTTATTCCGTTTGGAATATATTTGGGATTTATATTATATTTTTTTGAAGCAAATTCAGCTATTCCTCTTGAAACAGCAATGACCACATCGGCTGATTTACACAACAAAAATTCACTTATTTTTAAATAAGTTCTAGCTATTATCCCCCACTTTTTATGAAAATAGTCCCTAGAATGAAAAGTGGCCACAATCGGTGTCCTAGGGCTAAGTATTTTAAAAACCCAAATTAAAGACGATGGTCCAATTGAATGGAAATGAACCACATCATAGTCTTTCCTAACAGCGTGAAAAATAGAAGCGAAGGTATGACTAATAGCATCGAGATGTTTTGTTGGAACACTTCGAAAACTAATAAGTT
It encodes:
- a CDS encoding glycosyltransferase family 4 protein, whose product is MKIAFIGQKGIPAIMGGVERHVEEVAVRLATQGNEVVVYTRPNYTDEKLEEYKGVKLISFRSVPTKHLDAISHTFASIFHAVRKDYDVVHFHSIGPSSLIWVFKILSPRTPIVATFHSRDYFHKKWGIIARTYLKISEFLLCKSADVVIAVSRGIAEFASKKYNINPKYIPNGITMPSAKEAQEIKKWGLEKGNYILAVTRLIRHKGIHYLIDAFNELDTDKKLVIVGSGFHSDDYVKELSRKAAKNENIIFTGAQQGNILNELFSNAYLFSQPSEAEGLSIALLEGMSYGLPVLVSDIIENKEVIENTGFKFISKSVVDLKARLEILLEMENIEEYGVLARKRVDKYYNWDTITEDLSHLYKKTILKYSEKRIFFRRVKKSI
- a CDS encoding response regulator — its product is MSDVKNKILIVEDYATLRILLAKKLSKEGFVVEQAQDGETALEKIPTFRPNVILLDIMMPGIDGYEVLKQVRHNDDAEIAAIPVIMLSNLGDDDDIKKAMVSGADDYMIKSNITADDVIEKIKIYQ
- a CDS encoding YceI family protein encodes the protein MKKIYLGLFLFLGFFLLSACTKTNVQAPTTDNKQVNNDIDFQDEEPVEGGTNFKVNAPASVVKWSAQKTIVRTSDHFGTINVEEGRILMDGDEFIGGNITIDMKSLKDLDIPGEKSRNSLETHIKSEDFFDVEKYPEAKFVIKDIEEIEDDEYNYQITGDLTIKGLTNEIDTQVKLDKNEDMINAEASFSIDRTKWEIIYGSGNFFKELGDNVIDDMIGFDLRIVAETI